Proteins from one Chitinophaga oryzae genomic window:
- a CDS encoding beta-N-acetylhexosaminidase — MKPIFLSILMWACCLQLHAQQACPVIPLPAQSSRANGEMVLNEEVVILTKDNSLQVLATYLSHELQRRFNITNAEKSRASGKVTVIALERGKAGANPDAYTLRMTKAGATITAGSPQGVFNGITTLLQLAETTMPTGTSRHIPCWNITDAPRYAWRGFMLDESRFFFGKEKVKSILDWMAFYKLNRFHWHLTDAPGWRLEIKKYPLLTTVGGIGNHTDPKAPAAFYTQDDIREIVAYAKERFIEVIPEIDMPGHASAANRAYPAFDGGGTEKYPSFTFNPGKEGTYQYLADILKETASLFPSGMIHLGGDEVSFGNKAWDTDTAVISLIKAKGFVNRKQVEDYFFQRMADTVFSLRNKVMAWDEIATATLPANKTIVCWWRQEKPENLKMALGKGYSVIICPRLPFYFDFVQDSTHKTGRKWKAGEYNNLKSVYEFSVAGLPAVKGYERQVLGVQACLWSETISNAKRLDFLLFPRITAFAEAAWTQPASRNFPKFIERLKPQMELFEQARLYYYDYFAPSRHVESGNPTDQKSFID; from the coding sequence ATGAAGCCAATATTTTTAAGTATCCTGATGTGGGCCTGTTGCCTGCAGTTGCATGCGCAACAGGCCTGCCCCGTTATTCCGCTGCCGGCGCAGTCTTCCCGTGCCAACGGTGAAATGGTCCTCAACGAGGAAGTGGTCATCCTGACCAAAGACAACAGCCTGCAGGTGCTGGCCACCTATCTCAGCCATGAACTGCAGCGCCGGTTTAATATCACCAACGCGGAAAAAAGCCGGGCATCCGGTAAAGTGACCGTCATCGCCCTTGAACGCGGTAAAGCGGGCGCTAACCCGGACGCATATACGCTCCGGATGACCAAAGCCGGCGCCACCATCACCGCGGGCAGCCCCCAGGGCGTTTTCAACGGCATCACCACCCTGCTGCAACTGGCGGAAACAACCATGCCCACCGGCACGTCCCGCCACATACCCTGCTGGAACATCACCGACGCGCCCCGCTACGCCTGGCGCGGCTTTATGCTCGATGAGTCCCGCTTCTTCTTCGGTAAAGAGAAAGTGAAGTCTATCCTCGACTGGATGGCTTTCTACAAACTAAACCGCTTTCACTGGCACCTGACAGACGCCCCCGGCTGGCGCCTGGAAATCAAAAAATATCCCCTGCTCACCACCGTTGGCGGCATCGGTAACCACACCGATCCCAAAGCGCCGGCTGCCTTCTACACCCAGGACGATATCCGCGAAATCGTAGCCTATGCAAAAGAACGTTTCATAGAGGTAATCCCTGAAATAGACATGCCCGGCCACGCCAGCGCTGCCAACAGGGCCTATCCTGCCTTCGACGGCGGCGGCACGGAGAAATACCCCTCGTTCACCTTTAATCCCGGCAAAGAAGGCACCTACCAGTACCTGGCGGATATCCTGAAGGAAACAGCGTCGCTCTTTCCGTCCGGCATGATCCACCTCGGCGGCGATGAAGTGTCTTTCGGCAACAAAGCCTGGGATACTGATACGGCGGTCATCAGCCTCATCAAAGCCAAAGGTTTTGTGAACCGTAAACAGGTGGAGGATTATTTCTTTCAGCGTATGGCCGATACCGTATTCAGCCTGCGTAACAAAGTGATGGCCTGGGATGAAATCGCTACGGCCACACTGCCGGCTAATAAAACCATCGTTTGCTGGTGGAGACAGGAAAAACCGGAGAACCTGAAAATGGCGCTGGGCAAAGGCTATAGCGTGATCATCTGTCCGCGCCTGCCTTTCTATTTCGACTTTGTACAGGACAGCACCCACAAAACAGGCCGCAAATGGAAAGCAGGGGAGTACAACAACCTGAAATCAGTATACGAATTTTCAGTGGCCGGTCTGCCTGCAGTGAAAGGATACGAACGGCAGGTACTGGGCGTACAGGCGTGCCTGTGGTCCGAGACCATCTCCAACGCAAAAAGACTGGACTTCCTGTTGTTCCCCCGCATCACGGCATTCGCCGAAGCGGCATGGACGCAACCGGCCTCCCGGAACTTCCCGAAGTTCATAGAACGCCTGAAACCACAGATGGAACTGTTTGAACAGGCACGCCTTTACTATTACGATTATTTTGCCCCCTCCCGCCATGTGGAGTCCGGCAATCCTACCGATCAGAAGAGTTTTATCGATTAG
- a CDS encoding TetR/AcrR family transcriptional regulator, giving the protein MKDKIVTLADKLIRVKGFNAFSYKDIADPLSVKNAAVHYHFPSKADLGMAVITEEMQRFQHSVQQWRQLPEDEQLDRLVDVFRKHCYAGNVCLMGSLAPDYETLTPPMQEKINEMAEAIVEWVTACLEQGRKHKRFHFKGAAGDRALLVISNLQSSLLLARVMGPEAFDRIGRQLLEDLRS; this is encoded by the coding sequence ATGAAAGATAAAATAGTGACGCTGGCGGACAAGCTGATCCGGGTAAAAGGATTTAACGCTTTCAGTTATAAAGACATTGCCGACCCGCTGTCGGTGAAAAACGCAGCGGTGCATTATCATTTTCCGTCCAAGGCAGACCTGGGAATGGCGGTGATAACAGAAGAGATGCAACGCTTCCAACACAGCGTACAGCAGTGGCGGCAGCTGCCGGAAGACGAGCAGTTGGACCGGCTGGTAGACGTATTCCGCAAACATTGTTATGCGGGCAACGTATGCCTGATGGGCTCCCTGGCGCCCGACTACGAAACGCTGACACCACCGATGCAGGAAAAAATAAATGAAATGGCGGAAGCCATCGTGGAATGGGTGACAGCCTGCCTGGAGCAGGGCCGTAAACACAAACGCTTTCACTTCAAAGGTGCCGCGGGCGACAGGGCCCTGCTGGTCATCTCCAATCTTCAATCTTCACTGCTGCTGGCAAGGGTCATGGGCCCTGAAGCATTCGACAGGATCGGCCGGCAGCTGCTGGAAGACTTACGTTCATAA
- a CDS encoding bifunctional helix-turn-helix transcriptional regulator/GNAT family N-acetyltransferase codes for MMTGFFDTTGKMAIGSRLRLLTDKITEDAAQVYSLYGVPMQPKWFPVFYVLSRGESKTITEIAREIGHSHVSVSKIVREMVQKGFIREKKDKTDGRKNLVGLTAKGLEINEKIAAQYIDVNNAIEELTSQTKHDLWKAMEEWEFLLEQKSLLRRVQEQQKLRESSQVKVVAYQPKYRQAFYDLNEEWISTYFKMEPSDYKALEDPEGHILKKGGHIFVALYNDEPVGVCALIRMNDPDYDFELAKMAVSPRAQGKSIGWLLGKACMEKARELGASKLYLESNTILKPAISLYHKMGFQKVAARKSPYERANIQMELVL; via the coding sequence ATGATGACGGGCTTTTTCGACACTACCGGCAAAATGGCCATCGGCAGCAGGCTGCGGCTGCTGACCGACAAAATCACCGAAGACGCGGCCCAGGTGTACAGTTTGTACGGCGTGCCCATGCAGCCTAAATGGTTCCCGGTATTTTATGTACTGTCACGCGGGGAGAGCAAAACCATCACCGAGATAGCCCGGGAGATAGGGCATTCCCACGTATCGGTGAGCAAGATCGTCCGCGAGATGGTGCAAAAGGGATTCATCAGGGAAAAGAAAGACAAAACAGACGGACGTAAGAACCTCGTAGGGCTTACCGCCAAAGGTCTGGAGATCAATGAAAAAATTGCGGCGCAGTATATTGATGTGAACAATGCCATTGAGGAACTGACATCACAAACCAAACACGATCTCTGGAAAGCCATGGAAGAATGGGAGTTCCTGCTGGAGCAGAAATCTTTGCTCCGCCGCGTACAGGAGCAACAGAAATTACGGGAGAGCAGCCAGGTGAAAGTGGTGGCTTATCAGCCAAAATACCGGCAGGCGTTCTATGATCTCAATGAAGAATGGATCTCCACCTATTTTAAAATGGAACCGTCTGACTACAAAGCGCTGGAAGATCCGGAAGGGCATATTTTGAAGAAGGGTGGTCATATTTTCGTGGCGCTTTATAACGATGAACCGGTAGGTGTGTGCGCGCTGATCCGCATGAATGATCCGGACTACGACTTTGAGCTGGCCAAGATGGCGGTATCTCCGCGGGCACAGGGTAAAAGCATTGGCTGGCTGCTGGGCAAAGCCTGTATGGAGAAAGCGCGCGAACTGGGCGCATCCAAACTATATCTCGAAAGCAACACTATCCTGAAACCGGCTATCAGCCTGTATCACAAGATGGGCTTTCAGAAAGTGGCGGCCAGGAAATCGCCGTACGAACGCGCCAACATCCAGATGGAGCTGGTGTTATAA
- a CDS encoding serine hydrolase domain-containing protein, producing MRYLLFALCLCLPLPTLSQTPGKIVFTSQPAANVTISTPYTLTPKSDLFFTVHLDSPLIRYLQALAPDADQETVLKQGNYQFSLYVDGRLCYQSNLHPGAPSAAAKTRDTVLSRPLINYKAASASWSEYYWMRFLRNGGDSALTEGPHLLRMEIRPYVSDPVKGIKTGGLIASGELPLIVNRKPFIDTAKIVLNTPTPYNGLVVSHGNFDRNTVKLLKGNIEAGVFPKVTSIAVIRNGQLIIEEYFNGSGRDSMHDVRSVGKSFAGAITGMAIRDGHLRSVDQPLSDFYDLHAFANYSADKAQTSLQSLLTMSSPFDGDDNDDQSPGNEENMYPADNWVKFALDLPVNTVRPKGEWHYFTAGVVVLGDVLHRRLPGGLEKYADQQLFRPLGISRYQWQYTPQGVANTAGGIRMNTLDFAKFGWLYQQRGRWQGKQVLPASWVQQTFTRHKSIPGRQEEYYGYLFWNKTFHINNKAYEAFYCSGNGGNYILVFRNTPLVIVITAEAYNLPYAHPQVNTMLQQYLLPAVLQ from the coding sequence ATGCGGTATTTGTTATTTGCCCTGTGTCTGTGCCTCCCCCTCCCCACCCTATCCCAAACTCCCGGAAAGATTGTCTTCACCAGTCAACCGGCTGCCAACGTCACTATCAGCACTCCTTACACGCTTACGCCTAAAAGCGACCTGTTTTTCACCGTTCACCTGGACAGTCCGCTGATCCGCTATCTGCAGGCATTAGCGCCTGACGCCGACCAGGAAACGGTACTAAAGCAGGGCAACTATCAGTTCAGCCTATACGTAGACGGCCGCCTGTGTTACCAGAGCAACCTGCATCCCGGCGCACCGTCCGCCGCAGCAAAGACCAGGGATACTGTTTTAAGCCGGCCGCTGATCAATTATAAAGCGGCTTCCGCTTCGTGGAGCGAATATTACTGGATGCGGTTTCTGCGCAACGGCGGCGACAGCGCCCTTACGGAAGGTCCGCATTTGCTGCGCATGGAGATAAGACCGTACGTCAGCGATCCTGTTAAAGGCATAAAAACCGGCGGACTGATAGCCAGCGGCGAACTGCCGCTGATCGTGAACCGCAAGCCCTTCATCGATACCGCGAAAATCGTTTTAAACACACCGACGCCCTATAATGGCCTGGTGGTGTCACATGGCAACTTTGACCGCAATACCGTCAAGCTGCTGAAGGGCAACATTGAAGCAGGCGTTTTCCCGAAGGTCACCAGCATTGCCGTGATCCGCAACGGACAACTGATCATTGAAGAATATTTCAACGGCTCCGGCCGTGATTCCATGCATGATGTGCGGTCTGTCGGCAAATCCTTTGCGGGCGCCATCACCGGTATGGCCATCCGGGACGGCCACCTGAGAAGTGTGGACCAGCCACTGTCAGACTTCTACGACCTTCATGCATTTGCTAACTATTCCGCAGATAAAGCACAGACCTCCCTTCAATCGCTGCTGACCATGAGCAGCCCCTTCGACGGTGATGACAATGATGATCAGTCGCCAGGCAATGAAGAAAACATGTACCCGGCAGACAACTGGGTGAAGTTTGCACTGGACCTGCCGGTCAATACCGTACGCCCAAAGGGAGAATGGCACTATTTCACCGCAGGGGTCGTGGTGCTGGGCGACGTGCTGCACCGGCGCTTGCCGGGCGGACTGGAAAAATATGCTGACCAACAGCTGTTCCGGCCGTTAGGCATCAGCCGTTACCAGTGGCAGTATACCCCGCAGGGCGTGGCCAATACTGCCGGCGGTATCCGTATGAACACCCTTGATTTTGCCAAATTCGGATGGCTGTACCAGCAGCGGGGCCGCTGGCAAGGCAAACAGGTACTGCCCGCCAGCTGGGTGCAACAAACTTTTACCCGGCACAAAAGTATTCCCGGCCGGCAGGAAGAATACTATGGTTACCTGTTCTGGAACAAAACTTTCCATATAAACAACAAAGCTTACGAAGCCTTCTACTGCTCCGGCAACGGCGGCAATTACATCCTCGTTTTCCGGAATACGCCGCTGGTCATCGTTATTACAGCAGAAGCCTATAACCTTCCTTATGCGCACCCGCAGGTAAATACCATGTTGCAGCAGTACCTGCTGCCGGCCGTGCTCCAATAA
- a CDS encoding DUF3108 domain-containing protein has translation MTTRPFLRLLPVLLILLFALQQVSAQADTISPRHRALNTALLRPGLRQYLVYFQFPDKPKMLNFSLWMREISKSQHNGQPVFEVKQSWYNADSNYFRSFHSINSAQDFSPLYHSDGGGTGIRAYNWSAAGVKGTDSVAGNKAAGYSLNFDSPNYNWHLDIETFEMLPLAAGKTFYILFYDAGLDPPAYVKYTVTGSEMLTTLDNRQVDCWILHTGGTMPQGGTYEQSFWISKAGHELLKEADSFSGMFRYKIKLPGLTPNLPEVVRQVTAKKS, from the coding sequence ATGACAACGCGCCCTTTTCTCCGACTTTTACCGGTTTTGTTGATCCTGTTGTTTGCCCTGCAACAGGTATCTGCCCAGGCTGATACGATCAGCCCCCGGCACCGTGCCCTGAATACCGCCCTGCTGCGACCGGGGCTACGCCAGTATCTCGTTTATTTCCAGTTTCCCGACAAACCTAAAATGCTCAACTTCTCCCTCTGGATGCGGGAGATCAGCAAAAGTCAGCACAACGGGCAACCCGTCTTTGAAGTTAAACAAAGTTGGTACAATGCTGACAGCAACTATTTCAGAAGTTTTCATTCCATCAACAGCGCACAGGACTTCTCCCCGCTGTACCACTCCGATGGCGGTGGCACCGGTATCAGGGCCTATAACTGGTCGGCCGCCGGCGTAAAAGGCACCGATAGCGTGGCTGGCAATAAAGCCGCCGGTTACTCGCTCAACTTTGACAGTCCCAATTACAACTGGCATCTCGATATCGAAACGTTCGAAATGCTTCCCCTGGCCGCCGGCAAAACCTTTTACATCCTGTTTTATGATGCAGGCCTTGATCCGCCGGCGTACGTAAAATACACCGTTACCGGCAGTGAAATGCTGACTACGCTGGACAACAGGCAGGTGGACTGCTGGATACTCCACACCGGCGGCACGATGCCCCAGGGCGGCACCTATGAGCAGTCCTTCTGGATCAGCAAAGCCGGGCATGAGCTGCTGAAAGAAGCGGACAGTTTCAGTGGCATGTTCCGTTACAAGATAAAATTACCGGGCCTCACGCCCAACTTGCCGGAGGTAGTCCGCCAGGTGACGGCAAAAAAATCCTGA
- a CDS encoding SgcJ/EcaC family oxidoreductase: MNKVIEMKAIRQVNDEIYRSFETLDFRGAATHLTEDCDYITFNGMHLKGREAYIASHEQLMNNFMFRGARLEGEIDQMRFLNDRTAVVIARGAIRFRWQKKAPQSRQSINTTLWIKNNEDQWQMAAFHNCRVKKPGWLKTVMTRILD; encoded by the coding sequence ATGAACAAAGTAATCGAAATGAAAGCTATCCGGCAGGTCAATGATGAAATTTACCGGTCGTTTGAAACGCTGGATTTCAGAGGCGCGGCTACCCACCTTACGGAAGACTGCGACTACATTACTTTCAACGGCATGCACCTGAAGGGACGGGAAGCGTACATCGCTTCCCACGAACAGTTGATGAACAATTTTATGTTCCGTGGCGCCAGGCTGGAAGGAGAGATAGACCAGATGCGGTTTCTGAACGACCGTACCGCTGTGGTGATTGCCCGTGGCGCTATCCGCTTCCGCTGGCAAAAAAAAGCCCCTCAAAGCCGCCAGTCTATCAATACCACCCTGTGGATCAAAAACAATGAAGACCAATGGCAGATGGCCGCTTTCCATAACTGCCGTGTCAAAAAGCCCGGCTGGCTGAAAACTGTGATGACCAGGATTTTAGACTGA
- the fabF gene encoding beta-ketoacyl-ACP synthase II → MKRVVITGMGAVTPLGNNVTAFWDNLVAGASGAATITRFDATRFRTKFACELKGYDPATALDKAEIRKTDPFTQYALSAAAEAIGDAGLNFSAMDPFDTGVIWGSGQGGMQTFEEQVTEYVTGGYNPRFSPYFVPRLITNMASGMISIKYGLMGINYTTVSACATSNTAIMDALNYIRLGKAKVMITGGSEAPITPASVGGFCAMKAMSVRNDDPAHASRPFDTDRDGFVMGEGAAALVLEEYEHAKARGAHIYAEVAGAAMTADAYHMTATHPEGLGAFQAMKSALQEAEINLQEVDYLNAHATSTPVGDLSEIAAITRLFGPAPDHLHISATKSMTGHLLGAAGAIEAIACIKSITNGIIPPTINTTTLDPQIPSSLQIVLQSAIEKEVKVAVSNTFGFGGHNGIVVFRKI, encoded by the coding sequence ATGAAAAGAGTTGTTATCACCGGTATGGGTGCAGTAACGCCTTTAGGCAACAATGTGACTGCCTTCTGGGACAACCTCGTGGCCGGCGCCAGCGGCGCCGCTACTATCACCCGTTTCGATGCCACCCGCTTCCGGACGAAATTCGCCTGCGAACTGAAAGGCTACGACCCGGCCACAGCGCTCGATAAAGCGGAAATCCGCAAGACCGACCCCTTCACACAATATGCCCTCTCCGCCGCCGCGGAAGCTATCGGTGACGCAGGTCTCAACTTCTCCGCCATGGACCCCTTCGATACCGGCGTGATCTGGGGCTCCGGCCAGGGCGGGATGCAGACGTTCGAGGAACAGGTAACGGAATATGTAACGGGCGGCTATAACCCGCGGTTCAGCCCTTACTTCGTGCCCCGCCTTATCACCAATATGGCGTCGGGCATGATCTCCATCAAATACGGCCTCATGGGCATCAATTACACCACCGTTTCTGCCTGTGCCACTTCCAATACGGCGATCATGGACGCGCTCAACTACATCCGCCTCGGCAAAGCAAAAGTGATGATCACCGGTGGCTCTGAAGCGCCCATCACACCGGCGTCTGTTGGTGGCTTCTGCGCCATGAAAGCGATGTCTGTCAGAAACGACGACCCTGCCCATGCCTCCCGTCCTTTTGATACGGACCGCGACGGCTTCGTCATGGGGGAAGGCGCTGCCGCCCTGGTGCTCGAAGAATACGAACATGCCAAAGCCCGCGGCGCCCATATCTACGCTGAAGTGGCCGGCGCCGCCATGACGGCAGACGCCTATCACATGACGGCCACCCACCCGGAAGGACTGGGCGCCTTCCAGGCCATGAAAAGTGCGCTGCAGGAAGCGGAAATCAACCTGCAGGAAGTGGATTATCTGAACGCGCACGCTACCTCCACACCAGTGGGCGACCTCAGCGAAATAGCGGCCATCACGCGGCTGTTCGGACCCGCCCCGGATCATCTGCACATCAGCGCCACCAAGTCCATGACGGGCCACCTGCTGGGAGCCGCCGGCGCCATCGAAGCGATCGCCTGCATCAAAAGCATCACCAACGGCATTATACCACCTACCATCAATACCACCACGCTGGACCCGCAGATACCATCCAGCCTGCAGATAGTGTTGCAGTCTGCGATAGAGAAAGAGGTGAAAGTGGCGGTCAGCAATACTTTTGGCTTCGGTGGCCACAACGGCATCGTAGTATTCAGAAAAATATAG
- a CDS encoding LytR/AlgR family response regulator transcription factor — protein sequence MSLNCLIVDDEPNAVKLLELHIQQTTNWRIVGKCYDALEALECLKQQKTDVVFLDINMPRLNGMELAGLLPSHVRIVFTTAYSEFAAASYNYQTLDYLLKPITLTRFLAARQKIEAAFRSPAQADRKEDDHQDYFFVKSGKTLQRIRLQDLLYFEGEKEYVRVVTVKEAVLVYKRLKEIAEQLGPPFIRVHNSYIVNTSQIERVLDNHIHIADKRIPLSEKFRPDFMALIQQRFL from the coding sequence ATGAGTCTAAATTGCCTGATCGTGGATGACGAGCCCAATGCCGTGAAGCTGCTGGAACTGCATATCCAGCAGACCACCAACTGGCGTATTGTGGGCAAATGTTATGATGCGCTGGAGGCGCTGGAATGCCTTAAACAACAAAAGACAGATGTGGTATTTCTCGATATCAATATGCCCCGCCTCAACGGGATGGAGCTGGCCGGCCTGTTGCCCAGTCATGTCAGAATTGTTTTTACCACTGCCTATTCTGAATTTGCTGCCGCCAGTTATAATTACCAGACGCTCGACTATCTGCTGAAGCCCATTACACTGACGCGTTTCCTGGCTGCCCGCCAGAAGATTGAAGCCGCCTTCCGTTCGCCTGCGCAGGCAGACAGAAAGGAAGACGACCACCAGGATTACTTTTTTGTGAAGTCGGGTAAAACGCTGCAACGTATCCGCCTGCAGGACCTGCTGTACTTTGAAGGCGAGAAGGAATACGTGCGGGTGGTGACCGTGAAAGAAGCGGTGCTGGTATACAAGCGGCTGAAAGAAATTGCAGAACAGCTGGGACCGCCCTTTATCCGCGTACATAATTCCTATATCGTTAACACCAGCCAGATAGAGCGGGTACTCGACAATCATATTCACATTGCGGACAAACGTATCCCGCTGAGCGAAAAGTTCCGCCCCGATTTTATGGCGCTGATACAACAACGTTTCTTATAA
- a CDS encoding LysE family translocator, producing the protein MLLLFAFAALIMVLTPGPNMIYLVTRSVTQGRKAAMISLLGVACGLLFHITLVSFGLTSILMAIPYAYTTLKTIGVMYLLYMAWQAVKPGGRAVFERAGQLKHDTPLRLFSMGLFTSILNPKIAVFYMSLFPQFIKPEYGPVLLQSLTLGFIQLTISFTVNSLIIFSAAKVTRWFSANPGWVRTQKWLMGSVFAGLALKMALDKGK; encoded by the coding sequence ATGCTGCTACTTTTTGCCTTTGCCGCACTGATAATGGTCCTCACACCGGGCCCCAACATGATTTATCTCGTCACCCGGTCGGTGACACAAGGCAGGAAAGCCGCCATGATCTCGTTGCTGGGCGTTGCCTGCGGTCTCCTTTTTCATATCACGCTGGTATCTTTCGGCCTCACCAGCATCCTGATGGCCATCCCCTACGCATATACGACCCTGAAGACGATCGGAGTGATGTACCTGCTGTATATGGCGTGGCAGGCGGTGAAGCCCGGAGGAAGGGCGGTATTTGAGCGTGCCGGCCAACTGAAACACGATACGCCGCTCCGGCTGTTCAGTATGGGACTGTTTACCAGTATCCTGAACCCCAAGATCGCCGTTTTTTACATGTCTCTTTTTCCCCAGTTCATCAAACCGGAATACGGACCGGTGTTATTACAGAGCCTTACGCTTGGCTTTATCCAGCTGACGATCAGTTTCACGGTCAACAGCCTGATCATCTTTTCCGCCGCAAAAGTAACACGCTGGTTCAGCGCCAATCCCGGCTGGGTACGGACCCAGAAATGGCTGATGGGAAGCGTTTTTGCGGGACTGGCACTGAAAATGGCGCTGGACAAGGGCAAATAA
- a CDS encoding sensor histidine kinase has product MGIFKAMPATSRLQWGLWCLLMLLLFFTLLPEDGFWQSGAYALTNTAFYALVVYGNISFLYPRLFLKNRKVLYFIAVVAGLLLASLLRSYGMVWIYNTFFNEKPDPAPMTTMIFVRNVSGLLTIFLLSFILRIFIAYFVLKRKTEEMQQQHAQTELELLKSQVQPHFLFNTLNNIYYEAFREAPHTALLIEKLSDIMRYFVDESPKDKVNLSTEINFIENYIALEKIRIRHEIGLTFTRNIDNDYRIPPMLLMTFVENIFKHGIDKSSTQNQIAITLLCRDNHLIFNTRNELPRHPVVSGQRGSGIDNLRKRLVLLYGDKFELKTERSDNHFNASLTVPL; this is encoded by the coding sequence ATGGGAATTTTTAAAGCAATGCCGGCTACCAGCCGGCTTCAGTGGGGGCTGTGGTGCCTGCTGATGCTGCTGTTGTTTTTTACGCTGCTGCCGGAAGACGGCTTTTGGCAGTCAGGCGCCTATGCCCTGACGAATACGGCCTTTTATGCGCTGGTAGTGTATGGCAATATTAGTTTTTTATATCCCCGCCTGTTTCTGAAAAACAGGAAGGTATTGTATTTCATCGCAGTAGTAGCGGGACTGCTGCTTGCCAGCCTGCTCCGGAGCTACGGGATGGTCTGGATATACAATACGTTTTTCAATGAAAAACCGGACCCGGCGCCGATGACTACCATGATCTTTGTACGTAATGTATCCGGTTTGCTGACGATTTTTCTGCTGAGTTTCATTCTGCGGATTTTTATTGCTTATTTTGTATTGAAACGTAAGACAGAGGAAATGCAGCAGCAACATGCCCAAACGGAGCTGGAGCTGCTGAAGTCACAGGTGCAGCCGCATTTCCTGTTTAACACACTGAATAATATCTATTACGAAGCCTTCCGGGAGGCGCCTCATACCGCACTGCTCATCGAAAAACTGTCAGACATTATGCGGTACTTTGTGGATGAAAGCCCGAAAGACAAAGTCAATTTATCTACTGAAATTAATTTCATCGAAAACTATATCGCGCTGGAAAAAATACGCATCCGGCATGAAATTGGCTTAACGTTTACCAGGAATATTGATAATGATTATCGCATACCTCCTATGCTGCTGATGACGTTTGTGGAGAATATTTTCAAGCATGGTATCGATAAAAGCAGTACACAAAATCAGATAGCGATCACTTTGTTATGCCGGGACAACCACCTCATTTTCAACACCCGTAATGAACTGCCACGGCATCCCGTAGTCTCCGGCCAGCGCGGATCGGGGATAGATAACCTGCGCAAGCGCCTGGTACTATTATATGGAGACAAATTTGAACTGAAGACTGAAAGATCAGATAACCATTTTAATGCCTCTTTAACCGTTCCCTTATGA